The following is a genomic window from Candidatus Nezhaarchaeota archaeon.
GTTCAAATATAATGCCTCTAACACGGCGTAGGGCATAGCGTCCACGTGAGATGGATATAACATCATCTTCGCCTTAGCAACAATAGATAAAAACTCCTCCCTCGAAATAAACCCAGTAAATAAAACGTTGTCCTCAATACCCAATTTGTAGCAAAACTTTCTCAGCTTAGCTAGAATATTGGGTTCGATATCTCCACTAATCACTAACCTATAATCTTGTCCTACCTTCTTCACAATGTATTTCCACGCTATTAACCCTTCAATTACCCCCTTCTCTGGGCTTGGCCTTCCTCCAAACACAACAACCTTTTCCTTATTGATGGACCTTCTGGATATCTTGTCGATCATCTGGAGGTCGTCTTGAGATAATGCCACACCTGGGTCTAAGGAGACCACTTTACTAAGCCGCTCCTCACCCATCTCAATTGGTATCGACTTTGAGACAGCCAATATCAAGTCAAAGCTATTCAACATATTTCTCAAAACTTTAAATGTTTCTCGTTCAACATTTCTCCATACGAAGGACCAGACCTCCCCTAAGAGGGGGTTAGGGCTTACTATTTTAGACCAAAGATAACGTGTTCTTCCAATGTTTTCTATACGATTTACATTTCCATAAAATGGAGGTGACTGTAGCAGTGCTATTCGCTTTAGAGAAAATCTTTTACCGATCTGTAGACACGTGAACAATGCATCAACACCCTCATGTAACGATATCACGCATTGAGATCTACGTGCAACATCTTCGTCGATTGAAACTTTTATGGGAAAATTATGAATTACTAAGAGCTGAGTCAACGTGTTTCTCATGGGAAGGTTTGGATGGATAACCTTTGGTAGCAAGGAGTTCCCATGAATCCCTATTCCCTCTCTAGAGAGAAAGTAGAGACATTCCTCTCTCTTCTCCCTTGAAAGAAGCTGAAAAGCCCATGGTAAGACGAGGAAGGTATTGATCCCACGTTTCCTATATTCTTTAATTGATAGTAGAGCCCGATAACCTCCACCGCTAACGAAAGGAAAGGGCTTAGCAACTACAACTGCATTCACTCTATCACATGACATTTCTCTCAATAATAAAAAAGAGGATAACTAATAAGAGTTTTTAATTTATTACCTCTTTATCGGCTTTCAATTCCTTTCGTCGAGCAATTTTCTTTCACCTTTTTCAGTATTGAATTTAACTTAAGCTCCCAAAAATTTGCTTGAATAAAGAGCGTACAGGAGGAATTTTACTATTCATCGACTTCCTCTAA
Proteins encoded in this region:
- a CDS encoding glycosyltransferase encodes the protein MSCDRVNAVVVAKPFPFVSGGGYRALLSIKEYRKRGINTFLVLPWAFQLLSREKREECLYFLSREGIGIHGNSLLPKVIHPNLPMRNTLTQLLVIHNFPIKVSIDEDVARRSQCVISLHEGVDALFTCLQIGKRFSLKRIALLQSPPFYGNVNRIENIGRTRYLWSKIVSPNPLLGEVWSFVWRNVERETFKVLRNMLNSFDLILAVSKSIPIEMGEERLSKVVSLDPGVALSQDDLQMIDKISRRSINKEKVVVFGGRPSPEKGVIEGLIAWKYIVKKVGQDYRLVISGDIEPNILAKLRKFCYKLGIEDNVLFTGFISREEFLSIVAKAKMMLYPSHVDAMPYAVLEALYLN